Below is a genomic region from Sander vitreus isolate 19-12246 chromosome 15, sanVit1, whole genome shotgun sequence.
GGAGGAACATTGTCTTTGAAATCTGAAAAACTCCTCTTCTCTTGTGACTGAAGTGTGGTTACATGTCTCACATCTCCTATGCTTACAAGTGCAGTGTTCTCAGTCAGGGTAGCACATCCCTTCAGCTGAGGGTACTGCTAAAGCATTGTTTTGGGGTCCACTAACAGAAAAGAATAGTGACATCTCTCAGCCAAAGTTAGATGTCTCTCCTGTTTTATGTGTGTTGGTGGGAGCGGAATGAGGGCCGCAGCTCAGCGATACGTTGCCGTAAATGGGACATGAATTCAAACATGGTGGCGGCCAGACTCTGGTGGATGAGGTAGCGGGGCAGTCGGCCCTGACGAGACACAAACAGTGACTGTTAATTCTGTGCTTCTTACACATAACTTTTTGGCACACCTGAAATATATTTATGCTTTTCTTTCATCTTTCATTTTTATCCATGCTAACGGCATGGCTCTATTGATGGCGGTCTGTCAGTCCACCACATAGAACTATGTTGAGATATTGCTATGACATTATGTACAGACATCCATGGTCCCCAGAGACGCTTCATCTAACGCCATCGTCAcgtcaaaatttcaatttgttcagtaacattcccatcagctgcTCAGCAGCTTTCTttgtctcagtgtgttctgCAATTCAAAAATTCATCCTTGTTATTTATATGTTAATAGATTCTAGTATAATTACTGATTGATCTATTTTTCTGCATCTGGTCACTATTTGCTGCTGCAGCACCTCTTTTTTAATTACAGAAAATTTGAATTTTATCGATCTTCAAGGCAACGATGATCCCATCTTGCCTCGAATGACATAAAATGGCAGATTAACTGAGGCGCGTATCTTCTCACCTTCAAGTCTGTGTTGAGGACCCAGATGAAGGTGCAGACGGACGGGTTACTGCTGGATTTGAGCACCACAAATCCTCCGGGACCGTTCTCTCCCCTGAGgccaacaataaaaaaaaaaaaggtaggagagaagacagagaagtTTAAGAAATTAAACTAACACAACTGCACTTTTGTCAAATCGACACGATGTTCAGAATCTCACCTGACGTAGCGACCGCTTGAAGGTTTGCTGTTGTGGTCAGTTGCCATGCCAGCAGACAGGTAGCAGTCTCGTTTGCGTTCCACCCGCCGAACATTAACAAAGTCcctaaaggaaagaaaaatcCATCGGTCAGTCAATTTACATTATTTCAGACCTGCAGTCTGCATGAAAATAAGGTGAAAGAAAATAAACCGCCACATATTGAAGCTGGCTGTATGCTGTGCTGATGTACCTCGCAGACACAACTCCCCCTGCTGCTCCAGAGGCGACATCATATGATACTAGAGTGTTGTCGTCAACCCTCTGAAGGATCTGAGGAGAAGGCAGACAGCCCTGTTAAGACTGTGGCACAACACGATGCAAAATATTCAGAAACATGAGTAAAAATACGTCAAAGTTGTCACCTGGCAGGCGGAAACAGTTTTGTTCCACTGGACCATCTTCTCTGGTTGCAGAATTACCTCCTGATACACAAGCTCAGCAGGACACTGCATAAAGGCCTGAACAAAACCAACAATacacaaacattacaaaatgcCTCTTTTAAACCTGAAAAacataactcaacacacaggtcATTTAAGCACAAGCATAAGTGTGTCTAAAAGTAAAATGAATCTGAGGCTGTGTTATGACCAGGCCTTGTTTATCATTTAGGTGATTATCATTAGCATCTCAAATAGCCTTCAGTCATGTAGCATCCTGTAAATAGCAGGCGTCCTTTGACTATCTCTCTGGGAAATTACCCCTGCTAAAAGGACTCCTTTGCAACGTGACTCCAGTTGCTCTGAAGCTAGTAGAATAGCACCAGGAAGTCTCTTTAATATCCGATTTAACACCACATTAGTCTTGATTATTTCATAACAGTGACCTCTAGAAGTTGTTCAAATACATACATGCCCATCAGCTGCAAAGTGTACTTAATTCAGTTACGGCAGAGtgtttaaaaggtcccatggcatacaaatttcactttgaggtttttatggtcccccagtggctagaaatggtgataggtgtaaaccaagccctgggtatcctgctctgcctttgagaaaatgaaagctcagatgggccgatctggaatctcctccttatgaggtcataaggagcaaggttacctcccctttctctgctttgcccacccagagaatttgtcccacccatgagagagagagacatcatggcttgcaaacgagcgaagcatagcagttggtcaaggccacacccccaccctccaccttgctccccctctctcctcctcaataacatttaaagctacagacacagaaatggcacatcctaaggaaagctcattgtgggactggctctagtggctgtaattctgcgccaaggctgaatttcgggaaagagacttcagatacagtattaggggaccactaaggtctatataaaagcatccaaaaagcagcatgtcataggacctttaaaaggaTTGTGAAGGCTGCACTGATACAGCCTGACCTACTCTTTACAGTTACAATAATGTAGTACAGAATCAGTCCTAAACATAGAATACCAATGAGAATGAATATGGCATTAAACAGACAGTTTTATATCCATGTTTAATGCCATATTCAGTCTCATTTTTATATCTATGTTTAATGCCATATTCAGTCTCATTTTTATATCTATAGCATTAAACAGcttgaaaaaacaaatatttttgctCTATATAAGCTTCATTTGGATCACTACTAGAGCATATGTCTTGGTGAGACACAGTGCTGCTGTACCTTCAGAATGAAAGTCTTTCCATGGAAGGGAATCTCCAGAGTGTAGACACAGTCTCCCATGTCCTGAAATGAAACTAAATACTGTTAGTAGGATGATTATTTCTCTTTCGTTTCAGTGTATCTAAGGAAAACTAAAGTAAAAAACTATTTACCTTTTTGGTGGTAAAATATagatggccttttttttttttatcgaaaATTTCAGATTCAGATAAGGACTACAAATAAACTGAAACCATTCCTGCAGTGAATGTGGAACGAGTTGGGTTTTCGATTAGTGTTTGAAATTTGGATCTGGGTCCAATTTGCTAAATGATGTTGTTTCACTGAGTCCAGAGTCTCACTGAATCTGCTTTTCTTATTAGCAAAGAACTGTGCACGAAATACTGAATTAACTACATAGCAAATATGTGACCCATCTAAGCAGTAAGTTATAGTTTTAGTACTCTGAACGCCCATCTTGGACTTTTATTTCTCTCCAAACAAGCTACTTAACTGGATCCATATTGAATAAACAGCACAGCCCGACCAGTACTGGATTGTCGAAGCTGATGCCAATAttgagagtttaaaaaaaaaactgataaagcTGTATCAGCCAATagtaattttttttcaacattaacaCATAACCCAAGGAAACTAGGGACTAACTCAGGACACCATTACTCCACCAatgaataataatctgaatgTCGAGGACAGCCCCTTTAAAGAATTATGATCAAGGCATACAGTGTAAAATCAGTCAGTGCTatgtggtggacaaactatgtaatAGTGAAAGACCTCAAAACCAGCTTGGCATTTCCGTACAGCAATTTTTTGTTACTCATCGACcgacatacatatacacactagggctgggcgatatggagaatatcaaatatcacaatatttttgaccaaatacctcgatatcgataccgcaatgatattgtagcgttgactattggtgctttcacaaaatatttacacaatgagatttttgataaataatcatcaataatgtggatataatgactgattgggaaaaggcaaataatagaacagctagaacagtcaggtaagttcagaaaatgacacaactttactgtaatgcagcctataaaaccaggaaaagacaacatttaagccatattacgatatccaaaatctaagacgatatctagtctcatatcacgatgtcgatataatatcgatatattgcccagctctaatacACACCAATATCTGCAATGTGCTAATACCGGTAGATATATTGGTCCAACTCTAATAcacaaattcaatacaaaatTCTGATTCATTAAATTATAATCAGGGTgaccggatagctcagttggtagagcgggtgctcATATATAGgtgtttactcctcgacgcagcgggcccgggtttgaatccgacctgcggccctttgctgtgtgtcaatcccccccccctcgctcctttcatttcttcagctgttctgtcaataaaggcctaaaaatgcccaaatgataatctttttaaaataaataaataaaacacaattgcAATCAAACCCCAACCCTCCATATGGCTTGAAGGAAAACACAATGAAGTTTTGGTGCTTGAACACTTTGGGAGTCTGACACTTTGTCTACACTGGCCACATAACCAAAGCAACACATCACCAGGGCAGCTTCAGTCCTCTGTCAGTCCCTCAGATGCATTTTAGCACTGTAGTTACGCATGTGACTGCAACCAAAGGGCAAGAGAAGACACTTCTTCATTGGATAGATCAAATATATTGAAGCTAAATCATTCActcacattgtttttttcatacttCCAGTTTTCCTCCTGGGCTAAGATCTGCTCTACCACAGACATGGCCTCACGACCCTGTCTGACATACTCCTTCTCCTGGAACGAGAGTGAGAAgaggaaataaaataatcaGTCACGATCAGGTGAGGAGTACAGAGACTCCTCAGACTGATGCAGGTACCTGTGTAGTGACAGCTTTGCGTCCAAGACCCTCCTCATCCAGATCCTCTTCAGATCCTGCAGACACAAGTTCAGAGCCAAAATTCAAATTGTGGCTCAAATACAGGACATAATAAACCCACTAAGGCCCACGCACAGGCTGATTAAACAAGGACCGATCACAACAGAGGAGCAGACATCACCTGCGACGGATTCAGGTGGAGAGTAAAACTGTCCGTCTGAAACAGCGCGGGGGTAGATCATGGGGGCTCGTTCACAGGCTGCGTTCACCGCTGCCAGGTAGGCTGATgtcaaagaagaaaaatagtTAGAAAAGGAGAAACAGATTTTGGTGGCGTCGTGTTCAAACTTGTCAgaaatctctctctcacctctctcATCGTCGGCCTCCTGAGTGAGCACCTTGAAGTCAAGGAACCAGGTCTCCAGCCAGGCCACCACAAACGAAGTGATGGGTATCACATAGCCAAAGGCATTCTGGGAAAGGAGCTGTGTAGAGAGAGAAACCATGTCATCCTGAAGCTGCGGGGTATCAAACTAAAATATAAGTACTATTACGAGAAGTGGTTGCATTTTGTGTTGTTATTTCCCCATTGTTGAATATTTAAAGAGCTGTAAAAATGTTCCTCTGTGCTGCATAAAACAATCAAATCATAAAAACTCTTATCAGCTCATCGTCCGGTCAGACAGCCGATTTACTGGCATAAATGCAGAAGTGAAAAAGTCTCTGTGGTTTTGACCGATATGcaccaaacacacatatacacaactgTAAAAATGTAGCGGAGGCAGGAGGGGGGGGGACACTCACACTAGATACGATGACCTTAACAACGAGGAAGACGCTGGTCACTAGAGTGGTAACCTGTGGAGGAAGGACGATTTGTGTTATAATTCACATCCAGATCTGCTAATAAGAAATATAACATGATTTCATCAGTGTGTGCTTCACTGTGCCTTAGGTCACTTACCGCAATAACCCACCAATGCTTCAACCGAAAAGCAGCGTAACCCACTTGTAGACACAGGAAACGAAACAAGGCAAGCAGCTGAGACAAGGAGGAAGGAAcagaaacgttaaaaaaaaaaatgacctcaGGCATTTAAAATGATTGCGTGCTTCAGGCGTGTTGACCTATGTTAACATTTCCTCCTCTTGCGTCTATAAATGTTGTGATAAACCTTGAGAGCTCATTCACATACTATAATACAATATCCGCCTGgttgacaaataaataaataacaaattacAGGTTGAACATGAGTATCTATCTGCTCATTGAGAGGTCAAAGCTTTCCAGACATGATCAGgatacacactaacacacaatgCCATCTTTCTACatagaaattaaatgaaatgttctCAGAGTTGGATTGACCCACTTACAAAGATGTCAAAGAAGGAAGATCTGTAGTCATAAAGGACGACCTCATTTTTTAATCTCTCCCAGATCGAGCTGGAGATCTGCAGGAGAACAGAGCAGAGTCCGATCAGTCTTAACCCGTCACTGCTGTGGCAGACAGGACAAAAACCATGTCTCTAAAAACATCCCGCCCAAAATAAACACTCACATTCAGCTCAATAATCCACAGAAGGGAGATGAAGAGCAGATCGAATGTCACGAAGAGACAGAAGGTGCGGCGCACGTCAGAGATGGCCTTGCGCTCTGTGGGTGGCAACAGGTACGGGGAAGGGAGGGACAGCGATGTAGAGTAGGAAGCGTTCAGGGAGGCGATGGCAGGGAGGCTGCCCCCGAGCTCCCCATAGTCTCCACCTGGCATTCCTGCTGTGAGACAGGAAACTCCCCCCCTGTAAAAAGGGAGATAAGGTCCTTCTGTATTAACCAAAAAATGGAAAGAATGTGCATAAAAAGAGCTATAAAGCATACACTGTTTGcccaatatggatgtgaaaaaCCCTTTAAAGCATAAAAAGCAGTTTATACTGAGTCCAATGTGTGCTAGAGTAGCACCTAAACACGTGTCACAATTTTCATTAAGGACGGCTCATAATACTCATAACATTAATATTCTAAAGATTAAGATCCAGTACACAAGTTTTCATCTGTCTTGTCTTCATCAGGGCAAcatctaaataaaaatgtttggtgaataaaacatgtattaGATATAACATAACATACATTATGCCACATGTTTTTATTGTGATGGACTTGCTTTTACTAGTCTGCACCGtgggggtggtgtgtgtgtgtgtgtgtgtgtgtgtgtgtgtgtgtgtgtgtgaaaaaaagaaagaaaagataacAGCAGAGAAAAATTCTTTCTTCCTTCACTGCTGTCGCTGCTCTGCGTGCAGTCTCATGACGTTGCTCAGCATTTTATCAGGTTTAAGATCCAAAAATACACATGATCCATTTGttatattttgatgctgattTATAACATATATTTTTGACGATGAAAAACGTATTGTCTATGTTTGTTGCTACATTATCTATCCACAAATCACATGGTTAAGATAAACAGCTCTCTACATAAAGAACCACAATCCAACAGTCCTCTACCAATGTTACATTCAAGAAAAATATTTATCCATTGAAGATGTTGCCATAAAACAACCAACTCCATGACACTGAGAGTACAATCTGAATCTGGACTACACAGAATATGTTGTATTCTTTGTGTATATAAActatttgtgctgctgtatgTTTAAATGCAGGATTTGATCGtgtgggaattgttgggtctctgtaaactatagagtgtggtctagaaaCTAGACTATACCTATTCCATCTGGAAAGTTTCCTGAGATCATTTCTGTTAGGATttgacacaataaataaaattgaattaaaacgCACATTTAactgtcagtgtgtttttataataatttatatttaaaataataattgcttGTAACAGGAAGACAGTCTGTTCTGTATCAACAAGTTTGACCATTGGACCAAATGGTCAAACTTGTTGATAACCCAGTGAATCATTATCAGCCAATGCTGAGTGAGTTTCAATTGTCtcatcaactagctagctatttCTAGACAATGAACTTAATGTTTACAGGCATCATGAGACATCCCCGGTTTATCTACTTATCTAGAAAGACTACAGTCCTCCGCGTTTGGATAGGACatctttaaatctttaaaattcagattaaaattgtgttttagcgtTTTCAGACCGCAGTAACTTACTAGCTACCCCCGCCCCTCActtctgctaaaaaaaaacaacttgtctCGCTGTACTTCAGCATGTGTCAGgcaagctaacaagctaacgttaacttaccCCTGTCGACCAGCGTTACcagtaaaacaaaacagaccAAAAAATAATCACCAGTATCGCTGGTGCAATTTTATAGATAATTCTTGTAAACAAACGGAGTGATCAAGCGAAGAGAAGAGGCTATGTTGGCGACCACGGTTAGCTTCATGTTAATGTTACACCATGAAGAAACATGTCACAAACACATCACGTCTCACGTGAACAGCTAC
It encodes:
- the stard3 gene encoding stAR-related lipid transfer protein 3 translates to MPGGDYGELGGSLPAIASLNASYSTSLSLPSPYLLPPTERKAISDVRRTFCLFVTFDLLFISLLWIIELNISSSIWERLKNEVVLYDYRSSFFDIFLLALFRFLCLQVGYAAFRLKHWWVIAVTTLVTSVFLVVKVIVSSLLSQNAFGYVIPITSFVVAWLETWFLDFKVLTQEADDERAYLAAVNAACERAPMIYPRAVSDGQFYSPPESVAGSEEDLDEEGLGRKAVTTQEKEYVRQGREAMSVVEQILAQEENWKYEKNNDMGDCVYTLEIPFHGKTFILKAFMQCPAELVYQEVILQPEKMVQWNKTVSACQILQRVDDNTLVSYDVASGAAGGVVSARDFVNVRRVERKRDCYLSAGMATDHNSKPSSGRYVRGENGPGGFVVLKSSSNPSVCTFIWVLNTDLKGRLPRYLIHQSLAATMFEFMSHLRQRIAELRPSFRSHQHT